In Zingiber officinale cultivar Zhangliang chromosome 6A, Zo_v1.1, whole genome shotgun sequence, a single genomic region encodes these proteins:
- the LOC121998478 gene encoding probable pectinesterase/pectinesterase inhibitor 25 has product MLSNGALLLLLCFLIPLVAAAGAPPASLVSPAAACKSSFYPKLCIAMLSPLRSTPKNQYEYGKYSVRQALRQARRTAALLDGYLAGRLGGARAHRGVGGGGAMKDCRDLAGLSAEYLAAAQAELGRGKSLDVAAAGRVRALMSAVVTNQQTCYDGLQASRDGGFPELQSTLANGTQLYGVSLGLVATALGRSSAAANTGPPPLAPPTTAGRSLVEELSLIVPVKLSKSGVRVAQDGTGDFTSISDAVAFAPNDTAAAVAGYFAVYISEGVYCENVVVPMNKRNLILIGSGINRTVITSNHSVGDGWTTFNSATFAVNGERFIAVGITFENTAGAAKFQAVAVRNSADLSIFYRCSFLGYQDTLYVHTLRQFYRDCDVYGTVDFIFGNAAAVFQSCNLYARLPLHGQSNVITAQGRTMPEQSTGISIQNCTVSAAPELGRAAKTFLGRPWKAYSRTVVMQSFIGDAVDPAGWLEWSGPFALCTLYYGEFQNYGPGADTVGRVKWPGFSLMNSMDAYNFTLVNFTSTDAWLSSTSIPYSSGLL; this is encoded by the exons ATGCTGTCGAACGGAGCTCTTCTTCTCCTGCTCTGCTTTCTAATCCCCTTGGTCGCCGCCGCCGGCGCACCGCCGGCTTCGTTGGTGTCTCCAGCGGCTGCCTGCAAGTCGTCTTTCTATCCCAAGCTTTGCATCGCAATGCTTTCTCCTCTACGGTCCACGCCGAAGAACCAGTACGAGTACGGCAAGTACTCCGTGAGGCAGGCGCTGCGGCAGGCGCGGCGCACGGCCGCGCTCCTCGACGGTTATCTCGCCGGCAGGCTCGGCGGCGCGAGGGCGCATCGCGGAGTTGGAGGCGGCGGGGCGATGAAGGACTGCCGCGACCTGGCCGGGCTGAGCGCGGAGTACCTGGCTGCTGCGCAGGCTGAGCTGGGGCGTGGGAAGTCGCTAGACGTGGCCGCCGCTGGGCGGGTGCGCGCGCTCATGAGCGCCGTGGTGACTAACCAGCAGACATGCTACGACGGCCTGCAGGCGTCCCGCGACGGCGGATTTCCGGAGTTGCAGAGCACGCTCGCGAACGGGACGCAGCTCTACGGCGTCTCGCTCGGGCTCGTCGCCACCGCGCTGGGCCGGAGCTCCGCCGCCGCCAACACAG GACCTCCACCGCTTGCTCCTCCGACGACCGCCGGGCGGAGCCTCGTCGAGGAGCTCAGCCTGATCGTGCCGGTAAAGCTATCGAAGTCAGGGGTGAGGGTAGCCCAAGATGGGACCGGCGACTTCACTTCCATCTCCGACGCAGTCGCTTTCGCCCCCAACGACACTGCCGCTGCTGTCGCCGGGTACTTCGCTGTCTACATAAGCGAAGGCGTTTACTGCGAAAATGTGGTCGTCCCCATGAACAAGAGGAATCTTATTTTGATCGGATCTGGCATAAATCGGACAGTAATCACGTCTAATCACAGCGTCGGCGATGGATGGACGACCTTCAACTCCGCTACATTCG CGGTTAACGGGGAGCGGTTCATCGCCGTCGGCATCACCTTCGAGAACACTGCGGGGGCGGCGAAGTTCCAGGCGGTGGCGGTGCGGAACAGCGCCGACCTCTCCATATTCTACCGCTGCAGCTTCCTCGGTTACCAGGACACGCTATACGTGCACACTCTCCGCCAGTTCTACCGCGACTGCGATGTCTACGGCACCGTCGACTTCATCTTCGGCAACGCTGCCGCCGTCTTCCAGAGCTGCAACCTCTACGCGCGCCTCCCTCTCCACGGTCAATCCAACGTCATCACGGCACAGGGCCGCACCATGCCGGAACAGTCCACAGGGATTTCCATCCAGAACTGCACGGTGAGCGCCGCCCCCGAACTCGGCCGCGCCGCCAAAACCTTCCTCGGCCGCCCATGGAAAGCCTACTCTCGCACGGTGGTTATGCAGTCCTTCATCGGCGACGCGGTGGATCCGGCGGGGTGGCTAGAGTGGAGCGGCCCCTTCGCGCTCTGCACGCTCTACTACGGCGAGTTCCAGAACTACGGTCCCGGCGCCGACACCGTCGGGCGGGTAAAGTGGCCCGGCTTCAGCCTCATGAACTCCATGGACGCCTACAACTTCACTCTCGTTAACTTCACTTCCACCGACGCATGGCTGTCTTCTACATCAATTCCTTACAGCAGTGGGCTCCTATAG